One Candidatus Krumholzibacteriia bacterium genomic window, CATGAGCTCGAGGCCCAGGAACACGCTCATCAAGTCGTACGCGGTCACCAGGACGAACATGCCGGCCAGCGACAGCAGCAGCAGCGCATAGTACTCGCCGCGCAGAATGTCGAAGCGGCGCAGGTAGTTGCCCGACACCATGATGGTTCCCAGGGAGGAAATGGTGCAGATCGCCACGAAGAACAGCGCGTAGCGGTCCACGATGAGCATGCCGTTGAGCATGGGCCAGCCATCGGCGTTCCACAGCGGCACGATGCTCGCGAGCACCGCCACGTGCACCAGGCCGGCGAACCAGCCCTGTGCGCGCGCCGTGCGGATGGAAACCGCGCTCCACGCCAGCAGCACCATGGCGCCACCGGTCATGATGAAGAGCGGCATCAGGAGCTTCGCCATCTCCGCGGTGAACATCGGCATCAGTTTTCTTCCGTCCTGTCGTTGGCGGGCGCAACCAGCGCCGCTTCGTTCACGGCCCCGTCACGCGCGTCCATGCCCAGGCGGTAGGCATTCATCTGTTCGACGAACTGCGTCACCGCGGGCTCCATGCGGCTCACGAACGGCTTTGAGTAGATGCCCATCCAGAAGATCATCACCAGCAGCGGCAGGAACACGAAGATCTCGCGCAGGGAGAGATCCTTGAGGCCCTTGTTCTTCTCGTTCGTGATCTCGCCGAAGAACACGCGCTGCAACATCCACAGCATGTAAATGGCGCCCAGCACCACGCCGGTGGCGGCGAGGATGCCCCACCATGGGTTGGCCTGGTAGGCGCCCACCAGAATCAGGAACTCGTGCACGAAGCCGTTGAGTGGCGGCAACCCGATGGACGAGAGGGTCACGATCATGAAGATGGTGGCGTAGACCGGCATCACCCGGGTGATGCCGCCGTACTCGGAAATGAGCCGCGTGTGGCGGCGTTCGTAGATCACACCCACCAGCAGGAACAGCCCGCCGGTGGAAATGCCGTGGTTGATCATGCCCAGGATGGCGCCCTCGACCGCCTGCGTGTTGAGCGCCACCAGCCCCAGCATCACGAAGCCCAGGTGCGACACCGACGAGTACGCAACCAGCTTCTTCACGTCCTTCTGCACCATGGCCACCAGCGCGCCGTAGATGATGCCGATGATGGCGATGCCGGCAATCCACGGCACCGCGCGCAGGGCGGCCTCCGGGAACAGCGGCATGGCGAAGCGGATGAAGCCGTAGGTGCCCATCTTGAGCAGCACGCCGGCCAGGA contains:
- a CDS encoding NADH-quinone oxidoreductase subunit M yields the protein MDILSLVTFLPLFAAVVVVLMPRGAHRAIKGFALLASIAMFAVSIKLVQGFVANPDMQFVVDAPWLPSLGISYHIGIDGISLFLVMLVTFITPITILGCWNTIEERVKEFFFCLLFLETAMIGAFVALDLFLFYIFWEAMLIPMYFMIGMWGGERKVYATIKFFIYTMVGSLLMLVAILYVVHQSRLQTGSLSFDYGVLLATSFSAPQQWILFLAFALAFAIKVPMFPFHTWLPDAHVEAPTPGSVILAGVLLKMGTYGFIRFAMPLFPEAALRAVPWIAGIAIIGIIYGALVAMVQKDVKKLVAYSSVSHLGFVMLGLVALNTQAVEGAILGMINHGISTGGLFLLVGVIYERRHTRLISEYGGITRVMPVYATIFMIVTLSSIGLPPLNGFVHEFLILVGAYQANPWWGILAATGVVLGAIYMLWMLQRVFFGEITNEKNKGLKDLSLREIFVFLPLLVMIFWMGIYSKPFVSRMEPAVTQFVEQMNAYRLGMDARDGAVNEAALVAPANDRTEEN